The genomic segment CGGTCGCCGGGTTGCTGGAATCGCTCGGCTTCCCCGAACGGGGTATTGCGGTGGCAATGGACGACGCTGTGCTACCCCGGTCCAGTTGGACCACAAAGCTTTTCGATGGTGCTCGGCTCGAGGTAGTGACGGCGGTGCAGGGTGGTTGACGCCAAGCTGACGATCGCGGACCGTAGCTTCGCTTC from the Mycobacterium lentiflavum genome contains:
- the thiS gene encoding sulfur carrier protein ThiS; translated protein: MIVVVNANAVEVDGPTTVAGLLESLGFPERGIAVAMDDAVLPRSSWTTKLFDGARLEVVTAVQGG